The sequence CAAACATCCGCATCCACGGAATCGATTTTACGGATGCTTGGCAATTGTTCGAATTTCCCATGGCCGTGGCCTTGGACGACAGCAAAGATTACGGAGAAGATCGCTGGATCGGCATCGGGTTATTACAGGGTCGTGTCGTTGTGGTCGTTTTTACAGAGCGGGAAGACGCCATTCGTATAATCTCGTTGCGAAAGGCGCTAACCCATGAGCAAAGCCAATATGAGCAATTCCTCAAGGACCGATTGGGCCAAGGTTGACGCACTGAGCGATCAAACGATTGACACATCGCAAGTGC comes from Pirellulales bacterium and encodes:
- a CDS encoding BrnT family toxin — its product is MQFEWDEAKNESNIRIHGIDFTDAWQLFEFPMAVALDDSKDYGEDRWIGIGLLQGRVVVVVFTEREDAIRIISLRKALTHEQSQYEQFLKDRLGQG